Proteins encoded within one genomic window of Anopheles gambiae chromosome 3, idAnoGambNW_F1_1, whole genome shotgun sequence:
- the LOC1279946 gene encoding uncharacterized protein LOC1279946, whose protein sequence is MNHNNPLPPLWQVATTTSGHQPRMNSSAGSSTGKLTAGSISSVKYVSNARPTMKIINIPNQQQASMTATSDGTLLYGTSIGGAGSYLTVTNDQRQMQPPPQVRRPVTTTTTTTHAALLNESILLQTPDGREYLVDERSIQNIDQIPPENLIYMTASEALSVVDADDVGQLAIVDESQLALHDYVVPAEAAIDQTQHQVQDQPATSVEAQQYAEECEVTEEVITDDWVQPQGEECVQVTVDQLGVSAVVVQEEDDISVPLDQDQYTLSRPYPCDFCSRRFRKKSSLQNHLMAHSNDRPHCCNLCGAQYSHRADLINHLKQHAYSVAEQDELALRSDQEAEYDLPDLGHSSSGGGGHSMKHRLRHSSDDEDMYIQNSMVSYNSQPPMQLISTTHYGASSSSTIGSSSYAHDVPMEQSPYLESVPPVLEQKYTLGKMDPSGPATLSNTTGKRTPRKKQSQSTQDTRTARTKPVFASKVGSRQIKKEPLEHGEGGNAISSPPPTRTVAADWRKPFVCQQCGASFAREKALLSHARTHAGSTRYDCALCNAHFWEQSLLRDHVQRAHPAQEAWVADHEPYGSAHGAIELPVVTTTTTTKQYNCDSCSAVFFQLDHLLNHTHHAHGTFEQHQQSSSNRSVLVKQELLQTSSKVELESDREAEATDQEAIEEDEEEEGEEYDNLEYTIEHYEQAPPPPQRSNEPDQSALTCRDCGESFDSAMDLLDHSEVHGGGAAQYEPLECQLCGEKFPDEANIKQHVQDRHRDELTATSCAICGKRCKSQTTLMKHAWDHSRERAHSCSKCGKTFHHMTRLKRHMDSHRNKAVRCEVCKEEFPDGRTLMNHRHSHTKSNEYPCHECGKTFGSRSSQQIHMRIHTGERPYACRFCWKAFADGGTLRKHERIHTGEKPYACPVCPKAFNQRVVLREHIRAHHSQADAKRGSPDQPYYCTVCSSPFGTTADLVQHLIEHSDTNTAMKRKPPTFPRKYKRRRKLKPHELERLQSGRRKQKSKRQMDNEEEEEEEEEDDDDGSGGSGNQFEDGTTARTTDRTVVERARGDGKPTGSSFVRYHPDGTRKASTREMYLEYDDMGGGSVTHAPKASSQGMLDVNGINLLSNVVLLHGQQEEPSHAHNNNHLPESPPRHMFGELPKAKQQPPGSSRMIYTQKSTTKAAPASSRKTPSARKRPAAKEQRPAAAPPPPVKLEPDEDDPAIAMEALFRGRKRNASLLPEIPPHRISSVGFPLLDDGNTDDPMDEPEQRARRSTASFSASEDDLLSQQLLMEISHKSKYTERFNSDTLNDLEEILRSPVKGAGSPAVAKRATTVPSTSATGKKQQQSAAAAKKPTSQRKRTAAPKAKAAAKGKNKPAASSTASGAGSSSSRQPPQKPVEKRAAREPPAVLRSQRLTRRQLEREVNFLKEAYDAGEPVHEATADGSGGSSSVAVVKTEAVDKRSLLDGAATGVTEALDRPDSSERLAAMLLNDGLPDESDSSNSSGEGSRRSSVMSTAARQTHKYGPESYAEELQMMETAEEEHVVKQEDDQGQGEHHYELGDDDVGELYLDDNDTTTSATTPAAAIGDEPLHRCSICCACFDDRAQLILHVPVHI, encoded by the exons ATGAACCACAACAACCCATTGCCTCCGCTTTGGCAAGTGGCAACTACTACCAGCGGACACCAGCCGCGAATGAACAGCAGTGCCGGCAGCAGCACAGGCAAACTCACCGCCGGAAGCATTTCCTCTGTGAAGTACGTGTCCAATGCACGGCCTACTATGAAAATCATCAACATCCCCAACCAGCAGCAAGCGTCGATGACAGCCACCAGCGATGGGACGCTGCTTTACGGCACGTCCATCGGAGGAGCCGGTTCGTACCTGACAGTGACGAACGACCAGCGGCAAATGCAGCCGCCACCACAGGTACGCCGACCGGtgacaaccaccaccaccaccacccatgcGGCACTGCTGAACGAATCCATCCTGCTGCAAACGCCGGACGGCCGGGAGTACCTCGTGGACGAACGGTCGATACAGAACATCGATCAGATACCGCCGGAAAACTTGATCTACATGACCGCTTCCGAAGCGCTGTCGGTGGTCGATGCGGATGACGTCGGCCAGCTCGCGATTGTGGACGAAAGTCAGCTCGCGCTGCACGATTACGTGGTGCCGGCGGAGGCGGCGATCGATCAAACACAGCACCAAGTACAAGACCAGCCCGCCACCTCCGTCGAGGCACAACAGTACGCGGAAGAGTGCGAAGTGACGGAGGAAGTGATTACGGACGATTGGGTGCAGCCGCAGGGCGAAGAGTGCGTGCAGGTGACGGTCGACCAGCTCGGCGTGAGTGCGGTCGTGGTGCAGGAGGAGGACGACATTTCCGTCCCGCTCGACCAGGACCAGTACACGCTGTCGCGCCCGTACCCGTGCGATTTCTGCAGCCGGCGGTTCCGCAAGAAGAGCAGCCTGCAGAACCATCTGATGGCGCACTCGAACGATCGGCCGCACTGTTGCAACCTGTGCGGGGCACAGTACAGCCACCGGGCGGATCTGATCAACCATCTGAAGCAGCACGCGTACTCCGTGGCGGAGCAGGACGAGCTGGCGCTGCGCAGTGACCAGGAAGCGGAat ATGATCTGCCCGATCTGGGGCACTCATCCTCCGGCGGTGGTGGCCATAGCATGAAGCATCGTTTGCGGCATTCGAGCGATGACGAAGACATGTACATCCAGAACTCGATGGTGAGCTACAACTCGCAACCACCGATGCAGCTGATTTCCACCACGCATTACGGTGCTTCGTCCTCGTCGACGATCGGCTCTTCCTCGTACGCGCATGACGTACCGATGGAGCAGTCGCCTTACCTCGAGAGCGTTCCACCCGTGCTGGAGCAAAAGTACACGCTCGGCAAAATGGATCCGAGCGGCCCTGCAACACTTTCCAACACCACCGGCAAACGTACGCCGCGGAAAAAGCAATCCCAATCCACCCAGGATACGCGAACGGCACGGACAAAGCCAGTGTTTGCCTCGAAAGTCGGCAGTCGGCAGATTAAAAAGGAACCCCTGGAGCATGGGGAAGGTGGTAACGCCATATCATCGCCACCTCCCACGAGGACGGTCGCAGCGGACTGGCGCAAACCGTTCGTCTGTCAGCAGTGTGGCGCATCGTTCGCGCGAGAGAAAGCGCTCCTTTCGCACGCCCGCACCCATGCCGGCAGCACGCGCTACGATTGCGCACTGTGTAATGCGCACTTTTGGGAGCAGTCGCTGCTGCGGGACCACGTGCAGCGAGCGCACCCGGCGCAGGAAGCTTGGGTGGCCGACCACGAGCCTTACGGCAGTGCGCACGGAGCGATAGAGCTGCCGGTggtgaccaccaccaccaccaccaagcagTACAATTGTGATAGCTGCAGTGCAGTTTTCTTCCAGCTGGACCATCTACTGAACCATACGCACCACGCGCACGGCACCTtcgagcagcaccagcaatcgAGCTCTAACCGTAGTGTGCTGGTGAAGCAGGAACTGCTGCAAACCTCCAGCAAAGTGGAGCTGGAAAGTGACCGTGAAGCGGAAGCCACCGACCAGGAAGCGatcgaggaggacgaggaagaGGAGGGCGAAGAGTACGACAATCTCGAGTACACGATCGAACACTACGAGCaggcgccgccgccgccgcagcgTTCGAACGAACCCGACCAGTCCGCGCTGACGTGTCGCGATTGTGGGGAGTCGTTCGACAGCGCGATGGACTTGCTCGACCACAGTGAGGTGCACGGTGGTGGCGCCGCCCAGTACGAACCGCTCGAGTGTCAGCTGTGCGGGGAGAAGTTCCCGGACGAGGCCAACATCAAGCAGCACGTGCAGGACCGGCACCGGGACGAGCTGACCGCAACGTCGTGCGCGATCTGCGGCAAGCGCTGCAAAAGCCAAACCACGCTGATGAAGCACGCGTGGGACCATTCGCGCGAGCGGGCCCACTCCTGCTCGAAGTGCGGCAAAACGTTCCACCACATGACGCGGCTGAAGCGGCACATGGACTCGCACCGCAACAAGGCCGTGCGGTGTGAGGTGTGCAAGGAAGAGTTCCCGGACGGCCGGACCCTGATGAACCATCGCCATTCGCACACGAAATCGAACGAGTATCCGTGCCACGAGTGTGGCAAAACGTTCGGTTCGCGCTCGTCGCAGCAGATCCACATGCGCATCCACACGGGGGAGCGGCCGTACGCGTGCCGGTTCTGCTGGAAAGCGTTCGCCGACGGGGGCACACTGCGCAAGCACGAGCGCATCCACACCGGGGAGAAACCGTACGCGTGCCCCGTCTGCCCGAAAGCGTTCAATCAGCGGGTGGTGCTGCGCGAACACATCCGGGCGCATCATTCGCAGGCGGACGCGAAGCGCGGCTCGCCGGATCAGCCGTACTACTGTACGGTTTGCAGCTCACCGTTCGGCACGACCGCCGATCTGGTGCAGCATCTGATCGAGCACAGTGACACGAACACGGCGATGAAGCGCAAACCGCCCACCTTCCCGCGCAAGTACAAGCGGCGCCGAAAGCTGAAACCGCACGAGCTCGAGCGGCTGCAGAGCGGCCGGCGGAAGCAGAAATCCAAGCGCCAGATGGAcaacgaggaggaggaggaggaagaggaggaggacgatgacgatgggaGTGGGGGTAGTGGGAATCAATTCGAGGACGGCACGACAGCGCGCACAACGGATCGCACGGTGGTGGAACGTGCGCGCGGCGATGGCAAACCAACCGGCTCCTCGTTCGTTCGCTACCATCCGGACGGGACGCGCAAAGCAAGCACGCGCGAAATGTACCTTGAGTATGACGACATGGGAGGAGGGAGCGTCACGCATGCCCCCAAGGCATCCTCGCAAGGTATGCTGGACGTCAATGGGATCAATCTGCTGAGCAatgttgtgctgctgcacgGACAGCAGGAAGAGCCGTCCCAcgcgcacaacaacaaccatctgCCCGAATCTCCTCCCCGGCACATGTTCGGGGAGTTGCCCAAAGCGAAGCAGCAGCCACCGGGAAGTTCGCGCATGATTTACACCCAAAAATCAACCACAAAAGCAGCCCCAGCGTCGTCCCGCAAAACGCCATCCGCCCGGAAACGGCCCGCCGCCAAAGAGCAACGCCCGGCGGcagcgccaccgccgccggtgAAGCTGGAACCCGACGAGGACGATCCTGCCATCGCGATGGAAGCGTTGTTTCGCGGGCGCAAACGGAACGCTTCGCTGCTGCCCGAGATCCCGCCGCACCGGATCTCGTCCGTCGGCTTCCCGCTGCTGGACGATGGCAACACGGACGACCCGATGGACGAGCCGGAGCAGCGGGCGCGCCGCAGTACCGCCTCGTTCAGCGCCTCGGAGGACGATCTGCTCAGCCAGCAGCTGCTGATGGAGATTTCGCACAAGAGCAAGTACACCGAGCGGTTCAACAGTGACACGCTGAACGATCTGGAGGAAATACTCCGCTCGCCCGTGAAGGGTGCTGGTTCGCCGGCCGTGGCCAAACGTGCCACGACCGTTCCCTCCACCAGTGCTACCGGtaagaagcaacagcaaagtGCTGCTGCCGCTAAAAAGCCAACCAGCCAGCGTAAGCGAACGGCAGCACCGAAAGCAAAGGCTGCGGCGAAGGGGAAGAATAAACCTGCTGCTTCCTCCACTGCCAGTGGCGCCGGTTCCTCCAGCAGCAGGCAGCCACCACAAAAGCCAGTGGAAAAGCGGGCGGCCCGAGAACCGCCGGCAGTGTTGCGCAGTCAGCGGCTTACGCGCCGCCAGCTCGAGCGCGAGGTGAACTTTCTCAAGGAAGCGTATGACGCCGGTGAACCGGTGCACGAGGCAACGGCTGACGGGTCCGGTGGCTCATCGTCCGTGGCGGTGGTAAAGACAGAAGCGGTCGATAAACGCTCCTTGCTGGATGGCGCCGCGACCGGAGTGACTGAGGCGCTGGACCGACCGGACAGTTCCGAACGCTTGGCAGCGATGCTGCTCAACGATGGCCTTCCGGACGAATcggacagcagcaacagcagcggtgAGGGAAGTCGCCGTAGCAGTGTGATGTCCACCGCAGCGCGACAGACGCATAAGTACGGTCCGGAATCGTACGCAGAAGAATTGCAGATGATGGAAACGGCGGAGGAGGAACATGTGGTAAAGCAGGAGGATGACCAAGGGCAGGGTGAGCATCACTACGAGCTGGGTGACGACGATGTGGGTGAACTGTATCTGGATGATAACGACACTACTACCtcagcaacaacaccagccGCAGCCATTGGTGACGAACCGTTGCATCGATGTTCGA
- the LOC1279947 gene encoding dnaJ homolog subfamily C member 7 isoform X2 → MEEVVAIERLAEEKKNSGNDEYKLKRYEAALHLYSEAIHLSPGTAAYYGNRSACYMMLGDYRSALNDVKTAITIDEKYEKGYVRMAKCSLMLGDVIGTEQAIRKFLTLDPSNTALREEIASLKQLRDLNEKAAACYDKKDYRTCLYHCDNAIKIAPGSIQNKLLKAECLAMLERFEEACNIAISIMQTHSTNADAIYVRGLTLYYSDNLEKGLLHFERALMLDPDHKKAKAMRQKAKQLKEKKESGNELWKSGKYRDALATYTEALELDPQNKDINSKLYYNRALVNSKLGNLREAIADCSSALALNEKYMKALLQRAKLYYNMENYEEAVKDYEKALKSDRSPEVKNLLRDAKFQLKKSKRKDYYKILGVTKQASEDEIKKAYRKRALVHHPDRHANATDEEKKEQERKFKELGEAYTILSDPVKKSRYDSGQDLEEMNHSADIDPQQIYRQFFFPSDYGFGGFQGGGGGNSSNFSFHFG, encoded by the exons ATGGAGGAAGTGGTGGCAATcgaaag GCTGGCagaggagaagaaaaactCCGGAAACGATGAGTACAAGCTGAAACGGTACGAGGCGGCACTGCATCTCTACTCGGAAGCGATTCACCTGAGCCCGGGTACGGCCGCCTACTATGGCAACCGTTCCGCCTGCTACATGATGCTCGGCGACTATCGGTCCGCCCTGAACGATGTGAAGACGGCCATCACGATCGACGAGAAGTACGAGAAGGGATACGTCCGTATGGCCAAATGTTCCCTGATGCTCG GCGATGTCATCGGTACGGAGCAAGCGATTCGCAAGTTTCTCACGCTGGACCCCTCGAACACGGCACTGCGGGAGGAGATTGCCAGCCTGAAGCAGCTGCGCGATCTGAACGAGAAGGCGGCCGCCTGCTACGATAAGAAGGACTATCGCACCTGTCTGTACCATTGCGATAACGCAATCAAGATTGCACCGGGCAGCATACAAAACAAGCTGCTGAAGGCGGAGTGTCTCGCGATGCTGGAGCGCTTCGAGGAGGCGTGCAACATTGCGATCTCGATCATGCAGACGCACAGCACGAACGCGGACGCGATCTACGTGCGCGGGCTGACGCTGTACTACAGCGACAACCTGGAGAAGGGCCTGCTGCACTTCGAGCGTGCGCTGATGCTCGACCCGGACCACAAGAAGGCGAAGGCGATGAGGCAGAAAGCGAAACAACtgaaggaaaagaaggaatCGGGCAACGAGCTGTGGAAGTCGGGCAAGTACCGGGACGCGCTGGCAACGTACACGGAGGCGCTCGAGCTCGATCCCCAGAACAAGGACATCAACAGCAAGCTGTACTACAACCGGGCGCTGGTGAACTCGAAGCTCGGCAACCTGCGCGAAGCGATTGCGGACTGTTCCAGTGCGCTGGCGCTGAACGAGAAGTACATGAAGGCGCTGCTGCAGCGTGCCAAGCTGTACTACAACATGGAAAACTAcgaggaagcggtgaaggatTACGAAAAGGCGCTCAAGTCGGACCGTTCGCCGGAGGTGAAAAATTTGCTGCGCGACGCCAAGTTCCAGCTGAAGAAGTCGAAGCGCAAGGACTACTACAAAATACTGGGCGTCACGAAGCAGGCGTCGGAGGATGAGATTAAGAAGGCGTACCGCAAGCGGGCCCTCGTGCACCATCCCGACCGGCACGCGAACGCGACGGacgaggagaagaaggagcaGGAGCGCAAGTTTAAGGAGCTCGGCGAAGCGTACACGATACTGTCCGATCCGGTGAAGAAATCGCGCTACGACAGTGGCCAGGATCTGGAGGAGATGAACCACAGCG CCGACATTGATCCGCAGCAAATCTATCGACAGTTCTTCTTCCCGTCCGACTACGGGTTCGGTGGCTTCcagggcggcggcggtggcaatAGTTCCAACTTTTCGTTCCATTTCGGTTAA
- the LOC133393957 gene encoding uncharacterized protein LOC133393957 has protein sequence MAKLRSIFKKHLIPNLERKCRLCLSDKEIVQSIFQSDNSKETTDTLVEKIFECTAIMLSKDYDYPSPICEDCALKLDEFLLFRTKCLRSNEIYRFNRLHKQRLLFTRKPVTAEDSGGIPCEKLDSESTASTDEPDVTGGVGGDVYPNEEITIPLPYSVPAVVIAEASGSSSSDSRTVIEQERCTAEGDPEQDHSSIVTLTLQNGEEEVTESPSIQQQQHQQQENETGCNGNHQGSASSGLDEPEGEEIPRWKKPPDPDDSESTGRLSPAPVVLLVDETDTTISEAEDVEEVILLPAELLDPSPTTGDELERVEMIGDVKFPIETIEQLDQLERLVRTCDTARERYITLLRRLKTHDTSFSDTYQRLFADRLLIHYNYDGISPKYNKRPLKTLLLFTECMAVAWEDHMDAGRVREAVIEAVRKSHNRYNQYNHRKVRIIGLFVCRWFFYTHISSYSHYLMSFV, from the exons ATGGCAAAGTTACGAAGCATCTTCAA AAAACACCTGATCCCTAATCTGGAGCGCAAATGTCGCCTGTGCCTGTCGGATAAGGAAATCGTACAGTCGATCTTCCAGTCGGACAACAGCAAGGAAACAACCGACACGCTAGTAGAGAAGATCTTCGAATGTACCGCAATCATG CTCTCCAAAGACTACGACTACCCTTCCCCTATCTGCGAGGATTGTGCACTAAAGCTGGACGAGTTCTTGCTATTTCGCACGAAATGCTTGCGGAGCAACGAGATCTACCGATTCAATCGACTTCACAAGCAGCGGCTTCTGTTTACCAGGAAACCGGTCACGGCAGAGGACAGTGGTGGAATACCTTGTGAAAAGCTGGATAGTGAGTCTACTGCATCAACAGACGAGCCGGATGTtactggtggtgttggtggtgatgtGTATCCCAACGAGGAAATTACTATCCCTTTGCCCTACTCAGTTCCTGCCGTGGTCATTGCCGAGGCTAGTGGATCGAGCAGCTCCGACAGTCGGACAGTTATCGAGCAGGAACGATGTACTGCCGAAGGTGATCCGGAACAGGATCACAGTTCGATCGTGACGCTAACGTTGCAAAACGGAGAGGAAGAAGTTACGGAAAGTCCctcaatacaacaacaacagcatcagcaacaagAGAATGAAACGGGATGCAACGGGAACCATCAAGGTTCGGCCTCGTCCGGGTTGGACGAACCAGAGGGTGAGGAGATCCCGCGTTGGAAGAAGCCACCGGATCCGGACGATAGTGAAAGCACCGGACGGTTATCTCCCGCACCCGTAGTACTTCTCGTGGATGAAACGGACA CTACCATAAGTGAGGCTGAAGATGTTGAGGAAGTGATACTACTACCTGCGGAGCTGCTGGACCCTTCCCCGACGACAGGTGACGAACTGGAACGGGTGGAGATGATCGGCGACGTAAAGTTCCCGATCGAAACGATTGAGCAGCTCGACCAGCTGGAACGATTAGTTCGAACGTGCGATACGGCGAGGGAGCGCTAT ATTACTCTGCTGCGACGGCTGAAAACACACGATACCTCGTTCAGTGACACATATCAACGGTTGTTTGCGGACCGGCTGCTGATTCACTACAACTACGATGGCATCTCGCCTAAGTACAACAAACGACCACTGAAGACGTTGCTACTGTTCACGGAATGTATGGCTG TGGCCTGGGAGGACCATATGGATGCCGGTAGGGTTAGGGAGGCTGTAATTGAGGCTGTGAGAAAATCCCATAATCGCTACAATCAGTACAACCATCGGAAGGTAAGGATCATTggtctgtttgtttgtagaTGGTTCTTTTATACTCATATTTCTTCATATTCCCATTATCTAATGTCCTTCGTCTAG
- the LOC1279948 gene encoding uncharacterized protein LOC1279948, producing MSRCKPPKPVSFPTPIRYEWSKAYLARPKDNLIAHPDSLLKHPFRPSFEKHGDPTMDCLLDWSYARIWHSEAEAFRLNRTFTEKPAPKKKFPIYANRKAPLVEVSKERFNMRRFQNVPAKVETRRTAAAPLRPLCTF from the exons ATGTCCCGCTGCAAACCACCGAAACCGGTGTCCTTTCCCACACCGATACGCTACGAATGGAGCAAGGCGTACCTGGCCCGACCGAAGGATAACCTCATCGCCCATCCGGACAGCTTGCTGAAGCATCCGTTCCGGCCATCGTTCGAGAAG caTGGTGATCCAACCATGGACTGTCTGCTCGACTGGTCGTACGCGAGAATTTGGCACTCGGAGGCGGAAGCGTTTCGCCTGAACCGGACGTTTACGGAAAAACCGGCACCGAAGAAGAAGTTTCCGATCTACGCGAACCGTAAAGCGCCACTGGTGGAGGTGAGCAAGGAACGGTTCAACATGAGACGGTTCCAGAATGTGCCGGCCAAGGTGGAAACACGGCGTACCGCAGCAGCTCCATTGCGTCCGTTGTGTACTTTTTGA